A region of Polyangiaceae bacterium DNA encodes the following proteins:
- a CDS encoding PEGA domain-containing protein, with protein sequence MGNRFVWCALAGALTLASASAGAQTAAKPAASQPKRDADAKARAQKHFERGVAAFKAERFKDAVDAFLDAHREYPSPALSFNAARAYDKLLDTAGALRFYREYLRQSTDASDRANVEKRVGELESKLQTERGRQQVTILSNIEGATVRIDDQPVGVAPWTGEILPGTHRVKLSFEGYQDAEQSFELTAHRAMDVSVEMQPKAAEAAGPKEPAGPTTPTRPGQDDKGSGGVSWMTWTAFGVGAVALGGAAVFEMMRSSSEEDVKNERTQLARHDAFDKMESQQTTARIFAGVGAVAVVAGGVLLAVDLSKGSSKSEKPPSVGFVCLPGGCSAAYSGHF encoded by the coding sequence TTGGGTAACCGATTCGTGTGGTGCGCGCTCGCCGGCGCGCTGACCCTGGCTTCGGCGAGCGCCGGCGCCCAAACGGCGGCGAAGCCCGCCGCCTCCCAGCCGAAGCGCGACGCGGACGCCAAGGCCCGGGCGCAGAAGCACTTCGAGCGCGGCGTGGCGGCCTTCAAGGCCGAGCGCTTCAAGGACGCCGTGGACGCCTTCCTCGACGCGCACCGCGAGTACCCGAGCCCGGCCCTGAGCTTCAACGCCGCTCGCGCCTACGACAAGCTCCTGGACACGGCGGGCGCGCTGCGCTTCTACCGCGAGTACCTGCGACAGAGCACCGACGCCAGCGATCGCGCCAACGTGGAGAAGCGGGTCGGCGAGCTGGAGTCTAAGCTCCAGACCGAGCGCGGCCGGCAGCAGGTCACCATCCTCTCCAACATCGAAGGCGCGACGGTTCGCATCGACGACCAACCGGTCGGGGTCGCGCCCTGGACCGGCGAGATCCTCCCCGGCACGCATCGGGTGAAGCTCTCTTTCGAGGGCTACCAGGACGCTGAGCAGTCGTTCGAGCTGACCGCGCACCGCGCCATGGACGTATCGGTGGAGATGCAACCGAAGGCGGCCGAGGCCGCAGGTCCCAAAGAGCCCGCGGGACCGACCACTCCGACACGTCCCGGCCAGGACGACAAGGGGAGCGGCGGAGTGAGCTGGATGACCTGGACCGCGTTCGGGGTCGGCGCGGTAGCCCTGGGCGGCGCCGCCGTGTTCGAGATGATGCGCTCGAGCTCCGAGGAGGACGTGAAGAACGAGCGGACCCAGCTGGCGCGCCACGATGCCTTCGACAAGATGGAGAGCCAGCAGACGACGGCCCGCATCTTCGCCGGGGTTGGCGCGGTGGCGGTGGTGGCCGGAGGCGTGCTCCTGGCCGTGGACCTGTCGAAAGGCAGCAGCAAGAGCGAGAAGCCGCCGTCCGTCGGCTTCGTTTGTCTTCCGGGCGGGTGCAGCGCCGCCTACTCCGGGCACTTCTAG
- a CDS encoding protein kinase, with amino-acid sequence MTEPKTPVDLLDSAETISVETQKVSPSSSKLDPYTEGQVIGEKYRLLRRLGEGGMASVWVAHNEALDIHVAIKFIRAELQHAGLANRLLQEARAAARLGHPAIVRVSDFGKTPAGDPYIVMELLNGEDLGAVIKRKGPMPALRAVRTLLPIADALAVAHAKKIVHRDLKPENIFLTQEENGKTQPKVVDFGIAKLEREDNQRITQMGAAMGSPAYMSPEQARGLDVDHRTDIWALCVVLYEVLTGLLPFNGNTYTALVVAILEGKPKPITELGIGDGELWSVIAKGLEKDPDQRWASMRELGGALARWALAHSVADDITGSNLHSSWIERPADSVPAGQSMMPTVNAAPVAAASSGHGATQLSATVSGATPARGRSTWIAVAVAAVVVLGIGVGVILKSIGNPSAAPSPEKPTVAQPTAAPELTQKPTEPKVEPAVTASAEPAASAEPVASAEPVATPTGKKPVGKPPVSKPAVKPVETTAKPAEKPKPPEKDPLDQLKTF; translated from the coding sequence ATGACGGAGCCCAAGACTCCAGTAGACCTGCTCGATTCGGCCGAAACCATCTCGGTCGAGACCCAGAAGGTGTCGCCGTCGTCGAGCAAGCTCGACCCCTATACCGAGGGCCAGGTCATCGGGGAGAAGTACCGCCTGCTGCGCCGGCTGGGAGAAGGCGGCATGGCGAGTGTCTGGGTCGCGCACAACGAGGCGCTCGACATCCACGTCGCCATCAAGTTCATCCGCGCGGAGCTCCAGCACGCGGGGCTGGCCAACCGCCTGCTCCAGGAGGCCCGGGCCGCCGCCCGCCTGGGGCACCCGGCCATCGTCCGAGTCTCGGACTTCGGCAAGACCCCGGCGGGCGACCCGTACATCGTGATGGAGCTGCTGAACGGGGAGGATCTGGGCGCCGTCATCAAGCGCAAGGGCCCGATGCCCGCGCTCCGGGCCGTCCGTACGCTGCTGCCCATCGCGGATGCCCTGGCGGTGGCCCACGCCAAGAAGATCGTGCACCGCGATCTCAAGCCGGAGAACATCTTCCTGACTCAGGAAGAGAACGGCAAGACCCAGCCCAAGGTCGTGGACTTCGGCATCGCCAAGCTGGAACGCGAGGACAACCAGCGCATCACTCAGATGGGCGCCGCCATGGGAAGCCCGGCCTACATGTCGCCCGAGCAGGCGCGCGGTCTGGACGTCGATCACCGCACCGACATTTGGGCGTTGTGCGTGGTGCTCTACGAGGTCCTCACGGGCCTTTTGCCCTTCAACGGCAACACCTACACGGCGCTGGTCGTCGCCATCCTGGAGGGCAAGCCCAAGCCGATCACCGAGCTCGGCATCGGGGACGGCGAGCTCTGGAGCGTGATCGCGAAGGGCCTGGAGAAAGACCCGGATCAGCGCTGGGCCAGCATGCGAGAGCTGGGCGGCGCGCTGGCCCGCTGGGCGCTGGCCCACAGCGTGGCCGACGACATCACGGGCTCGAATCTCCACAGCTCCTGGATCGAGCGGCCCGCGGACTCGGTCCCCGCGGGTCAATCGATGATGCCGACCGTCAACGCGGCGCCGGTGGCTGCTGCCAGCTCCGGACACGGCGCGACGCAGCTCTCCGCGACGGTCTCCGGCGCGACGCCCGCCCGCGGTCGCTCCACCTGGATCGCCGTCGCCGTGGCCGCCGTCGTCGTCCTGGGCATCGGCGTCGGCGTCATACTGAAGAGCATCGGCAACCCGTCCGCCGCGCCCTCCCCCGAGAAGCCGACCGTGGCGCAGCCGACCGCGGCACCCGAGCTGACGCAGAAGCCGACCGAGCCCAAGGTCGAGCCGGCCGTCACCGCCAGCGCGGAGCCGGCCGCGAGTGCCGAGCCGGTGGCCAGCGCGGAGCCCGTCGCCACGCCGACGGGCAAGAAGCCGGTGGGCAAGCCGCCGGTGTCCAAGCCCGCGGTCAAGCCGGTTGAGACCACCGCGAAGCCGGCGGAGAAGCCGAAGCCGCCGGAAAAAGATCCTCTCGACCAACTGAAGACTTTCTGA
- a CDS encoding bifunctional metallophosphatase/5'-nucleotidase produces MRSLCSTLLALGVLWACAEGPPPKAPEARAPERAPATADKVISVVGTNDLHGHVEHLDAFAGYVARLRELRRADGGVLLVDAGDMFQGTLESNLGEGAAVIAAFNALGYSAAALGNHEFDFGPTGSAEPGAGADPQGALRARLTEARFPVLAANLIDTRTGRIPEWQNLHASVLLEVAGVKLGLVGVLTDETPRIVMPAYFNGLDVGPLAVAITREAADLRARGARAVVVLAHAGGVCQRFDDPRSETACEADQELNRVARELPTGSVDAIIGGHSHAGVAHFFSGIAVAEAYAYGRAFSRIDLRVPGDAKRSVTGQLFPPRQVCTDREAPVCVPGTYEGVATRKDPRIAASVAGWREAAATQRAERLGVQVKRAVRQDYAAESPLGNLYADLLLAAAPGSDVAIVNGGGLRAPLPAGDLTYGQLYESQPFDNLVTRLELTGAELGRVIALHLERERHGIISIAGARVGARCYGGRLVVSLKRESGKPIGDAERVTIVTSDYLATGGDELFAGPGRPAPRAETATQTVRDALAGELRRRGGSLDGEDSKLLDPKQPRLSLPAPRPIRCPN; encoded by the coding sequence ATGCGTTCACTCTGCTCCACCTTGCTGGCTCTGGGCGTGCTCTGGGCGTGCGCGGAGGGACCGCCGCCGAAGGCGCCCGAGGCCCGCGCACCGGAGCGCGCGCCCGCCACCGCGGACAAGGTCATCAGCGTGGTCGGCACCAACGATCTCCACGGCCACGTGGAGCACCTGGACGCGTTCGCGGGGTACGTGGCGCGCCTGCGCGAGCTACGGAGGGCCGACGGCGGCGTGCTCTTGGTGGACGCCGGCGACATGTTCCAGGGAACGCTGGAGTCGAACCTGGGCGAAGGCGCCGCGGTCATCGCCGCGTTCAACGCCCTGGGATACTCGGCCGCGGCGCTCGGCAACCACGAGTTCGACTTCGGCCCGACCGGGTCCGCGGAGCCGGGCGCGGGCGCGGACCCGCAGGGCGCGCTCCGGGCCAGGCTGACCGAGGCGCGCTTCCCCGTGCTGGCGGCCAACCTGATCGACACCCGGACTGGACGCATCCCGGAGTGGCAGAACCTGCACGCCTCGGTGCTGCTCGAGGTCGCCGGCGTGAAGCTCGGGCTCGTCGGCGTGCTCACCGACGAGACTCCGCGCATCGTCATGCCCGCGTACTTCAACGGCCTCGACGTCGGTCCGCTGGCGGTGGCGATCACTCGAGAGGCGGCCGACCTGCGCGCCCGCGGCGCGCGCGCGGTAGTCGTGCTCGCACATGCTGGGGGCGTTTGCCAGCGCTTCGACGACCCGCGGAGCGAGACGGCCTGCGAGGCCGACCAAGAGCTGAATCGCGTGGCGCGGGAGCTCCCGACGGGAAGCGTGGACGCGATCATCGGCGGGCACTCCCACGCCGGGGTCGCGCACTTCTTCTCCGGGATCGCGGTCGCGGAGGCGTACGCCTACGGCCGAGCGTTCTCTCGCATCGACCTCCGGGTGCCGGGGGACGCCAAGCGGAGCGTGACGGGACAGCTCTTCCCGCCTCGGCAAGTCTGCACCGACCGCGAAGCCCCGGTCTGCGTCCCCGGAACGTACGAGGGTGTGGCCACCCGGAAGGACCCTCGGATCGCTGCCAGCGTGGCCGGGTGGCGAGAAGCGGCCGCCACGCAGCGCGCAGAGAGACTCGGCGTGCAAGTGAAGCGCGCGGTGCGGCAGGACTACGCAGCGGAGTCACCCCTCGGCAACCTGTACGCCGACCTCCTGCTCGCCGCCGCGCCCGGCAGCGACGTCGCCATCGTCAACGGCGGCGGGCTCCGGGCGCCGCTGCCAGCGGGCGATCTGACCTACGGCCAGCTCTACGAGAGTCAGCCCTTCGACAACCTGGTGACCAGGCTGGAGCTGACGGGAGCAGAGCTCGGCCGGGTCATCGCTCTACACCTCGAGCGCGAGCGCCACGGCATCATCTCGATCGCCGGTGCGCGGGTCGGGGCGCGCTGCTACGGTGGCCGTCTGGTGGTGAGCTTGAAGCGCGAGAGCGGCAAGCCGATCGGCGACGCCGAGCGGGTCACGATCGTCACCAGCGACTACCTGGCAACGGGCGGGGACGAGCTCTTCGCAGGACCCGGGCGCCCCGCGCCGCGGGCAGAGACTGCGACGCAAACCGTGCGAGACGCGCTCGCCGGAGAGCTTCGCAGGAGAGGCGGCAGCCTGGACGGTGAGGACTCGAAGCTCCTCGACCCGAAGCAGCCTCGCCTCTCGCTGCCAGCTCCGCGGCCGATTCGTTGCCCAAACTGA
- a CDS encoding Hsp33 family molecular chaperone HslO, which yields MAERGDSVLRAITNDGAFRVVVAKTTRTVRGVFEAQHAGGPTAQPFGDLITGSVLFRETMAPNLRVQGVLKGVGGRGSLVADSHPSGMTRGLIQLPEGQDAVDTGDGALLQLMRTLPGGRINQGVVEMPPGGDVSRALMAYMQTSEQVVSMVAVGTLLDDAGIYAAGGYLVQLLPEVGRGPLMVMTERLRDFENIDAQLRDAAFSPEWLLEQLLYGMEYTRLEESAIGFDCWCDELRLLSVLATLDRSEVEELVSHGQTLEITCDYCNEEYRIAPAQLRGLLGTS from the coding sequence ATGGCCGAACGCGGCGACAGCGTGCTTCGCGCGATCACCAACGACGGCGCGTTCCGAGTCGTGGTCGCAAAGACCACCAGGACGGTGCGCGGCGTGTTCGAGGCCCAACACGCCGGCGGCCCGACCGCGCAGCCGTTCGGCGATCTGATCACGGGCTCGGTGCTGTTTCGCGAGACCATGGCGCCCAACCTGCGCGTGCAAGGCGTGCTCAAGGGTGTCGGCGGACGCGGCAGCCTGGTCGCCGACTCGCACCCCTCCGGGATGACGCGCGGGTTGATCCAGCTGCCGGAGGGACAGGATGCGGTGGACACTGGGGACGGGGCGCTGCTTCAGCTCATGCGCACGCTGCCCGGCGGTCGCATCAACCAAGGTGTGGTGGAGATGCCACCCGGTGGCGACGTGTCCCGCGCGCTGATGGCCTACATGCAGACCTCCGAGCAAGTGGTGAGCATGGTCGCCGTGGGCACGCTCCTCGATGACGCCGGCATCTACGCCGCCGGGGGCTACCTGGTGCAGCTCTTGCCCGAGGTCGGACGCGGACCGCTCATGGTCATGACGGAGCGGCTCCGCGACTTCGAGAACATCGACGCTCAGCTCCGCGACGCGGCGTTCAGCCCGGAGTGGCTGCTCGAGCAGCTCCTCTACGGCATGGAGTACACGCGCCTCGAGGAGAGCGCGATCGGCTTCGACTGCTGGTGCGACGAGCTCCGCCTGCTCTCGGTGCTCGCGACGCTGGACCGCTCCGAGGTGGAGGAGCTCGTCTCCCACGGACAGACCCTCGAGATCACCTGCGACTACTGCAACGAAGAGTACCGCATCGCGCCGGCCCAGCTGCGCGGGCTCCTGGGCACGAGCTGA
- the yacG gene encoding DNA gyrase inhibitor YacG, producing the protein MKIVCPTCQKLIDDAPADFEPRPFCSMRCKLLDLGNWLNESYRVSEPIDALADGEEPPKQKLN; encoded by the coding sequence ATGAAGATCGTCTGCCCGACCTGCCAGAAGCTCATCGACGACGCGCCCGCTGACTTCGAGCCGCGCCCCTTTTGCTCCATGCGCTGCAAGCTCCTCGACCTCGGTAACTGGCTGAACGAGAGCTACCGAGTCTCCGAGCCCATCGACGCGCTGGCAGACGGCGAAGAGCCCCCGAAGCAGAAGCTGAACTGA
- a CDS encoding lamin tail domain-containing protein, giving the protein MPRSRFSLLFGLGLVVAACSFPEHDFIPADEFEKLKDGGQQGGGGAGGFGGFGGTGATGAMGGTAGGGGASGGGGGSGGTGGTGGSSGGSGGAQGGTGGATGGTGGATGGTGGATGGTGGATGGTGGATGGAGGATGGSGGATGGSGGATGGTGGATGGTGGATGGTGGTGGATCASVVINEVSPDGTTGSDELVELHNKGTCAAALSGWTLKYSSASGSTPANVWVGGAADSIAAGAYFVLGGDMFTGTKNGTLTGGLAAAGGGVGLFEGTTKKDSMAYGGAATTHPFLEGATPVANIPKSQSAARKPNGTDTNVNSADFAIGARTPGAAN; this is encoded by the coding sequence GTGCCCCGCTCCCGATTCTCACTGCTGTTTGGCCTCGGCCTCGTGGTGGCGGCGTGCTCGTTTCCCGAGCACGACTTCATCCCCGCGGACGAATTCGAAAAGCTGAAGGACGGCGGGCAGCAGGGCGGCGGGGGCGCCGGCGGCTTCGGCGGCTTCGGCGGCACGGGCGCGACCGGGGCCATGGGCGGGACCGCGGGCGGCGGAGGCGCCAGCGGCGGAGGCGGAGGGAGCGGCGGCACTGGGGGGACCGGCGGCTCGAGCGGTGGCAGTGGTGGCGCACAGGGAGGCACCGGCGGCGCCACGGGTGGAACCGGCGGCGCCACAGGTGGAACCGGCGGCGCCACAGGTGGAACCGGCGGCGCCACGGGTGGAACCGGCGGCGCCACGGGGGGAGCCGGCGGCGCCACGGGTGGAAGCGGCGGCGCCACGGGTGGAAGCGGCGGCGCCACGGGTGGAACCGGCGGCGCCACGGGTGGAACCGGCGGCGCCACGGGTGGAACCGGCGGCACCGGCGGCGCAACTTGCGCGAGCGTCGTGATCAACGAGGTGTCGCCGGACGGAACGACGGGCAGCGACGAGCTCGTCGAGCTCCACAACAAGGGGACTTGCGCCGCCGCGCTGAGCGGCTGGACGCTCAAGTATTCGTCCGCCTCGGGCAGCACTCCCGCGAACGTCTGGGTTGGGGGAGCGGCCGATTCAATCGCCGCGGGCGCCTACTTCGTGCTCGGCGGCGACATGTTCACGGGCACGAAGAACGGCACGCTCACGGGTGGGCTGGCCGCGGCGGGTGGAGGCGTCGGACTGTTCGAAGGCACCACCAAGAAGGACAGCATGGCCTACGGCGGCGCGGCGACCACGCACCCCTTCCTGGAGGGCGCCACACCGGTCGCGAACATCCCCAAGAGCCAGTCCGCGGCCCGCAAGCCCAACGGGACGGACACCAACGTCAACTCGGCCGATTTCGCCATCGGTGCCCGCACCCCGGGCGCCGCCAACTGA
- a CDS encoding glycine--tRNA ligase subunit beta: protein MAETLLLEIGTEELPASFVAAGVEALPALIRTKLAELRLAHGEVKSAGTPRRLAVWVEQVALEQPDLDEEVLGPPARVAFDAEGKPTKAAQAFAQKLGIEVGALARKDTEKGEYLVGRRREKGAPARELLPAALGEVCGKIPFKKSMRWSDGEVAFGRPVRWLCALLGADELGLSFAGVRSGRTTAGHRFLAPGVHALTDAKSYVAELRQRHVFVELDERRRTMVERLHAAAKAAGGSLIEDEFLVEENLSLVEEPHIVTGSFDPEFLKLPERVILDVAKGHQRYFGVRDPSGKLLPKYLAVVNTAEKPDNVRRGNDRVMRARLADAKFFYETDLAHPLAERRAKLDGVVFHKRLGSVGDKVKRVERLVPLLGAELGLPAATIEIAVAGAGLAKCDLVTLMVGELPELQGEMGMAYALAQGVKPEVARVIAEHYQPRGADDPTAPSDAAALVGLADRLDTLVGCFAIGQVPTGAADPLALRRAALGVLRTVLDKSWELSLSASVASAYAAYAGVKLDGDVAETSDKLLAFFKQRLRGLLEQELPADAVDACLAVHADRPHDVALRARALAQLDAQVRASAGEVFKRAANIAKDAPDGEPVAPSEVVAEVHASEAALFAAFAELRKSTGAAQQSRDYPGALGAIATFAPVLGRYFDDILVMAEEPRVRENRLKLMRQIHRTCSAIAHFNLLAG, encoded by the coding sequence ATGGCCGAAACGCTGCTCCTGGAAATCGGGACCGAAGAGCTCCCCGCGTCGTTCGTCGCCGCCGGAGTCGAGGCCCTGCCCGCGCTGATTCGTACCAAGCTCGCGGAGCTCCGCCTCGCTCACGGGGAGGTGAAATCGGCCGGTACGCCGCGCCGGCTGGCGGTGTGGGTCGAGCAGGTGGCACTGGAGCAACCGGACCTCGACGAAGAGGTGCTGGGCCCTCCCGCGCGCGTCGCGTTCGACGCCGAGGGGAAGCCGACCAAGGCCGCGCAGGCGTTCGCGCAGAAGCTCGGCATCGAGGTCGGAGCCCTCGCGCGCAAGGACACCGAGAAGGGCGAGTACCTGGTCGGTCGCCGGCGCGAGAAGGGTGCGCCCGCACGCGAGCTCCTGCCGGCGGCGCTCGGTGAGGTGTGCGGGAAGATCCCGTTCAAGAAGTCGATGCGCTGGTCGGACGGCGAGGTCGCCTTCGGTCGCCCGGTGCGCTGGCTCTGTGCGCTGCTGGGCGCCGACGAGCTGGGGCTCTCGTTCGCCGGCGTGCGCTCGGGGCGCACTACCGCCGGGCATCGCTTCCTCGCGCCCGGCGTCCATGCCCTGACCGACGCCAAGTCCTACGTCGCCGAGCTCCGCCAGCGTCACGTGTTCGTGGAGCTGGACGAGCGCCGACGCACCATGGTCGAGCGCCTGCACGCCGCTGCGAAGGCGGCGGGCGGCTCGCTCATCGAGGACGAGTTCCTGGTGGAGGAGAACCTGTCGCTGGTCGAGGAGCCGCACATCGTCACCGGCAGCTTCGACCCGGAGTTCCTGAAGCTGCCGGAGCGCGTGATCCTCGACGTGGCGAAGGGTCACCAGCGCTACTTCGGTGTGCGCGACCCGAGCGGCAAGCTCCTGCCCAAGTACCTGGCAGTGGTCAACACGGCTGAGAAGCCCGACAATGTGCGGCGCGGCAACGACCGCGTGATGCGCGCGCGCCTGGCCGACGCGAAGTTCTTCTACGAGACGGATCTCGCGCACCCGCTCGCCGAGCGGCGCGCGAAGCTCGATGGCGTGGTGTTCCACAAGCGCCTGGGCAGCGTGGGCGACAAGGTGAAGCGCGTCGAGCGGCTGGTGCCGCTCCTGGGCGCAGAGCTCGGGCTACCGGCGGCCACGATCGAGATCGCCGTGGCCGGCGCCGGTCTGGCGAAGTGCGATCTGGTGACCCTGATGGTCGGCGAGCTGCCGGAGTTGCAGGGCGAGATGGGCATGGCCTACGCGCTGGCGCAGGGAGTGAAGCCCGAGGTCGCCCGCGTCATCGCCGAGCACTACCAGCCGCGCGGCGCCGACGATCCCACCGCGCCGAGCGACGCCGCCGCGCTGGTCGGGCTAGCCGATCGCCTGGACACCCTGGTGGGTTGCTTCGCCATCGGCCAGGTCCCGACGGGCGCCGCCGACCCGCTGGCGCTCCGGCGCGCTGCGCTGGGCGTGCTGCGCACCGTGCTCGACAAGAGCTGGGAGCTGTCGCTGTCGGCCTCCGTGGCCAGCGCGTACGCCGCTTACGCGGGGGTGAAGCTCGACGGCGACGTCGCCGAGACCAGCGACAAGCTGCTCGCGTTCTTCAAGCAGAGGCTGCGCGGCTTGCTGGAACAAGAGCTGCCGGCGGACGCGGTGGACGCCTGCCTCGCGGTCCATGCCGACCGCCCTCACGACGTCGCGCTGCGCGCCCGCGCCTTGGCCCAACTCGACGCCCAGGTGCGCGCCTCCGCTGGCGAGGTGTTCAAGCGTGCGGCGAACATCGCCAAGGACGCTCCCGACGGCGAGCCCGTCGCTCCCAGCGAGGTCGTGGCGGAGGTCCACGCCTCGGAAGCGGCGCTCTTCGCCGCATTCGCCGAGCTTCGCAAGAGCACCGGCGCCGCCCAGCAGAGCCGGGACTACCCTGGCGCGCTCGGCGCGATCGCCACCTTCGCGCCGGTCTTGGGGCGCTACTTCGACGACATCCTGGTGATGGCCGAGGAGCCTCGCGTGCGCGAGAACCGCCTCAAGCTGATGCGCCAGATCCACCGCACCTGCTCCGCCATCGCTCACTTCAACCTGCTCGCCGGCTGA
- a CDS encoding bile acid:sodium symporter family protein has product MQSNVITAVFLPLALGVIMLGLGLSLTLADFRRVVVYPRAVIVGLACQMLILPAVCFGIARGFGLAPELAVGLMLLAASPGGATANLFSHLAKGDVALNITLTAVNSLLSLLTLPFIVNLSLTAFMGEGKAIPLQFDKVLQVFAIVLIPVSIGMVIRAKKRPLADGLEKPVRIMSAVFLLLVIASAVLKERANLGDFFRQVGLAALAFNLASMTVGYFVPLLIKVERRQAIAIGMEIGIHNGTLAIAIASSPLLLNNSTMAIPPAIYSLIMFFTAGAFGWLVSRRAQEPAVAAAPEE; this is encoded by the coding sequence ATGCAATCCAACGTCATCACCGCCGTGTTCCTGCCGCTCGCGCTGGGCGTGATCATGCTCGGGCTCGGGCTGTCGCTCACCCTGGCGGACTTCCGTCGCGTGGTCGTCTACCCGCGCGCTGTCATCGTGGGGCTCGCGTGCCAGATGCTCATCCTGCCCGCGGTGTGCTTCGGCATCGCGCGGGGCTTCGGGCTGGCGCCGGAGCTGGCTGTCGGCTTGATGCTGCTCGCGGCCTCGCCGGGAGGCGCGACCGCGAACCTGTTCAGCCACCTGGCCAAGGGTGACGTGGCCCTGAACATCACGCTCACCGCGGTCAACAGCCTGCTCTCGCTGCTCACGCTGCCGTTCATCGTGAACCTCTCGCTGACGGCGTTCATGGGGGAAGGCAAGGCCATTCCGCTGCAGTTCGACAAGGTGCTGCAGGTCTTCGCCATCGTGCTCATTCCGGTCTCGATCGGCATGGTGATTCGCGCCAAGAAGCGCCCGCTGGCCGACGGGCTGGAGAAGCCGGTGCGCATCATGTCGGCGGTGTTCTTGCTCCTGGTGATCGCGTCGGCGGTGCTGAAGGAGCGCGCGAACCTCGGCGACTTCTTCCGCCAGGTCGGGCTCGCGGCCCTGGCCTTCAACCTGGCCAGCATGACCGTCGGCTACTTCGTGCCGCTCCTGATCAAGGTCGAGCGGCGCCAGGCCATCGCCATCGGCATGGAGATCGGCATCCACAACGGCACGCTGGCCATCGCCATCGCGTCGAGCCCGCTCTTGCTCAACAACTCGACCATGGCCATTCCGCCTGCCATCTACAGCCTGATCATGTTCTTCACGGCGGGCGCCTTCGGCTGGCTCGTGTCGCGGCGGGCCCAGGAGCCGGCGGTCGCGGCGGCGCCGGAGGAGTGA
- a CDS encoding MOP flippase family protein — MDVASETKAGLAWTGAGKTVVQLIGFGVALALARLLTPADFGLVGMVVVVSGFLAVFSEIGLSAALIQREQIEERHRSSVFWANLALGTALGLALFAAAPALATFYRESRVTWMTRALALNFVLAPLGMVQSAVLTRAMRFDKLALAEIVASVASSAVGLALALQGFGPWALVAMPLASTLGSTAALLMLSGWRPRLVLQRSALAELWGFSSHLFGYSVLEYWARQVDDLLIGRVLGARPLGLYSRAFSTMMMPVTEVGAVLSRVMFPAFSKLQRDPARIREQYLRVVAVIAFVTFPVLFALSVLSEPFIRVLYGPAWVPAKTVLSIYCIAGASHAVGSTVGWLYMALGRTDLLLRWGLFAGSLTIAGIVLGIWLGSIESVAACYAAVSVLVLSVPRFAWVGRLIGMKVSDVFRAVRGALGASLAVSLALLALGRLTAGLAPALDFALRGTLALVIYLVLARAFSVRGLAELRAAVRAKFDGAPAGS; from the coding sequence TTGGACGTCGCGAGCGAGACCAAGGCCGGCCTGGCCTGGACCGGCGCCGGCAAGACCGTCGTCCAGCTGATCGGATTCGGTGTCGCGCTGGCGCTCGCCCGGCTGCTCACGCCGGCGGACTTCGGGCTCGTCGGCATGGTGGTCGTCGTCAGCGGCTTCCTCGCCGTCTTCTCCGAGATCGGGTTGTCCGCCGCGCTGATCCAGCGCGAGCAGATCGAGGAGCGGCACCGCTCCAGCGTGTTCTGGGCGAACCTGGCGCTCGGCACCGCCCTCGGGCTCGCGCTGTTCGCGGCCGCGCCTGCGCTGGCCACGTTCTACCGGGAGAGCCGCGTGACCTGGATGACGCGGGCGCTCGCCCTGAACTTCGTGCTCGCCCCGCTCGGCATGGTGCAGAGCGCGGTGCTCACCCGAGCGATGCGCTTCGACAAGCTCGCTCTGGCCGAGATCGTCGCCAGCGTCGCGTCGAGCGCCGTGGGTCTCGCGCTGGCGCTCCAGGGGTTCGGGCCGTGGGCCCTGGTGGCGATGCCGCTGGCCTCGACGCTGGGCTCGACCGCAGCGCTGCTCATGCTCTCCGGCTGGCGCCCCCGGCTCGTGCTCCAGCGCTCCGCGCTGGCGGAGCTCTGGGGGTTCAGCTCGCACCTCTTCGGCTACAGCGTGCTCGAGTACTGGGCGCGACAGGTCGACGACCTGCTGATCGGCCGCGTGCTCGGCGCGCGCCCGCTCGGCCTCTACAGCCGCGCCTTCTCGACCATGATGATGCCGGTCACAGAAGTGGGCGCGGTGCTCTCGCGGGTGATGTTCCCGGCGTTCTCCAAGCTACAGCGCGATCCCGCGCGGATTCGTGAGCAATACCTGCGCGTCGTGGCGGTGATCGCGTTCGTGACGTTCCCGGTGCTGTTCGCGCTGTCCGTGCTGTCGGAGCCGTTCATCCGCGTTCTGTACGGCCCGGCGTGGGTCCCGGCGAAGACCGTGCTCTCCATCTACTGCATCGCCGGCGCGTCCCACGCGGTGGGCTCGACGGTCGGCTGGCTCTACATGGCCCTCGGCCGCACCGATCTCCTCTTGCGTTGGGGCCTGTTCGCCGGCTCGCTCACCATCGCGGGCATCGTGCTCGGGATCTGGCTCGGAAGCATCGAGTCGGTGGCCGCCTGCTACGCCGCCGTCTCGGTGCTCGTGCTGTCGGTGCCGCGATTCGCCTGGGTCGGGCGGCTGATCGGCATGAAGGTCTCGGACGTGTTCCGTGCGGTGCGCGGCGCGCTGGGCGCATCCCTCGCGGTCTCGCTCGCGCTCCTCGCGCTCGGACGCCTCACGGCGGGCCTCGCGCCCGCGCTCGACTTCGCCCTGCGCGGCACGCTCGCGCTCGTGATCTACCTGGTCTTGGCGCGCGCCTTCTCCGTCCGAGGCCTCGCCGAGCTGCGTGCAGCGGTTCGGGCGAAGTTCGACGGCGCGCCGGCGGGTAGTTAG